Sequence from the Phragmites australis chromosome 6, lpPhrAust1.1, whole genome shotgun sequence genome:
GAGAACATGGCTACGATGATGCAACTCATTTAGATGTTGTTGATTTCTTCACATAAGAATAGATCATCTAATTGTAACTTATTTATTCATATATGAATAAATATGAtgtaataatagtaattataAAACATGTTGCACCTTATTTATGTATGGGTAATTTTTATTATGTTTGTATTTAGTATTCATGGCTATATTGTTTCAGtacttataaattttttaaacgtattagtatttattagtatattttcttttgaagtGAATGAATGAGTTGTTGGCTCAAGAGCCTGTATATGAAGAAGATATATGTCTTATAGACAGTGAAACAATACATACCATATTAAATAGTAaagtgtatttttttatttgtgacATAAGATGCAACTATTCATACTATACCTGGAAGTGTTAAATTGATACAAGGCTCTGGAAAAGCCATAATTATATTAGCTTGTGGGACAAAGGTAAACATACACGAAGCACATATTCCCCCAAGTCTCAAAGAAATCTGTTTAGCTTTAAATATATCCGACAAAATGGATATCGCATTGAGACAATATGTGAGGATAATTTGGAGTAGTTCAACATTACAAATATGTCATTGGGGAAAAATATGTGTTCAAAAAATTATTAGCATTGCCTTCTAGTTTATACTATACAAATCTCAATAAGAGTGAATCATATATGGTGGTAGAACAAAAGTTCACCAACTATAACAACTTTATTATTTGGCACGACCGGTTCGGCCATCCTGGATCTGTAATGATGTGAAAAATTGTTAATAATTAATGTGGGAATATGTTGAAGAATCAGAGGATTCTTTAATCTGTTGACTTCTTATGCATCGCATGCTCTCAAGAAAAATTGATTGTACGTCTATCACTGGCTAAAGTTGGATATGAATCCCTTGCTTTTCTAGAGCACATACAAGGAGATATATGTGGACTCATTCATACACCAAGTGAACCATTTAGATACTTCATGGCTGTAATCGTTGCATCAACTAGATGGTCATATGTCTCCTTGTTATCAACCCACAACCTGACATTTACGCGGTTGTTGGCTCAAATAATCAAGCTACGATCACAATTTTCGGATAATCCTATCAAAGCTATACCAATTGGATAATGTCAGTGAATTTACATCAAAATGTTTCGACGATTATTGCATGTTAATTGGAACAAGTGTTGAACATCCTGTAGCATATGTTCGTACACAAAATGATCTTGTAGAATCACTTCTCcattcaaccaaattttgtccTGGCTACGGTGATTTCTTAATCTATtacattcatgagacctactaatatatattcttgacaagcatgttagtctcattgactatgttatcattaatcatcaaaatcacaatcataacctaatagggttattttcgctaTAGTGGTGCATCTATCTCATGATGCTTAATGAAACAAACTATAGCAACAACTTTATCTAACCATGCAAAAAAATTGGCAATTTATGAAGCCAGTAGGGAATGTGTGTTGTTAAGAAATATGACACATCATATTCACAAAGAATgcaatttactttttttttaaaagcacCTACAGTCATACGCGGAGATAATATGTATTGCATCACTAAATTAAAAGATTGATATATCAAATGAGATAGAGTGAAACGTATATCGCCGAAGTTTTTCTTCACCCATGATCTTCAAAAGGCTGGTGTTATTATACTCCAACAAATTTGTTCAAACGAGAATCTAGCATACTTATTCACGAAGGCACTCTCCACTTTAGTATTCAAGAAATTAACTCATGATGTTGGACGGTAGCGACTCAAAGACATTAAATGATATTGCCATCAGGAGGAGTGAATATGtgtgtactctttttttcttaaccATGGTTTTTTTCCACTAGGTTTTTTCTTGGCAAAATTTTTAATGATGCATACATATTCATAATTAATGGACATCCATGGGGGAGTGTTATGAAATCTTCATTTATGTGAATATCTATAGCCCTTATACCATCAAATCTTTAACCTCCATAGCATTAGTGATGTAACTCTCCTAGCAtcaatttttgaaataatatatatatatatataggagtttGCATGCATCTGATAGAAAGATAATAAGAATATCTGATTTTATCTCTTATTTTTATCTATATTCTTGCATATCAATTTTTGATAGGCAATAATTAGTTagtatataataataataataatttatctTGTTCTTGGTGATCGAGGCCTTGCTTGGTGGGCTTCCTTCGGCACAAAATGAGCGAAACCACCTCCTCTAGAAGTAGTGCAGTGCTGCCCCTCACATCCACTGGAGTCCCAACTAGCTCTATTAAAGTCCTCTCTTCTCGTGTAGGTATGAGTGTAGTTGTGCGCATGTAACTTGTACTTGAAAAAGAGGAGGGACGGTACTGGGGAAGCCAAAGCCATCGCATCCTTTCCCTGGCATGCCCGTGCTCCGGATCATACTGTAATGATCCGACGGTTCTTCGAAAGACGAGCACTAAATTGGAGTCCACGGCCGCCTTGTCCAACAACACGTCAAGAAAACGACCCTCATCTAGAAAACAACAGGTTGCCGAACGAAATGTACTCATCGCTTAGTTAGTAGACGTAGTGGTTACTGGTACAAACCGCAAGGGATTAAGGagttcaaaataaaaaagaaactgCAAGGAACaagagcaagatgaacatgTAATCAATTCCCAGTGGCAGTAGCCCCAGTTGGTAAGCGAAAAGGTCATCCGATTGATTTCGAGACGTAGCACGACAAGGTTTAGGCCTGTTTTGTATCGTGGAATTTTTATAGGAATTTTGAAGAGTTTCAAtctttagaatttttttctataaagGTCATTTGTAACAAAGGAATAGGCTTACCAAATTCCTATGACAATCCTATGGAATGTCGAATGTTTTTTTCATAGGAATTTTAACATAAGGTCCAACCTGTTGGTATTCCTATGTTTTTCCCGTGCTTCGTTCAAACGGCTATTTCTATGGTTTTTCTGTATTTTCTTATTTCAAAGGATTAAAAATGCTTAGACATTCTAATCCTATGTTTTTCCTATCGTATTACTTTGAGAATCCTATGTTCCAAAAGACCATCGGCATCAGATTCTCTGTAGGCAGTGAAAGATGAAGTGGCGATTATGTTGTAATATAAGatacttttaggtttaatttaatctataaataatttatgaccGTAAACTGCTAAACTAACATATTTTATAAGAATATAAaacacttttagatttaatttaatccataaataatttatgagcgTAAACTGATAAACTAGCATGTTCATATTATCATAGCATAATTTAGACATATGTATGaaaacactatatatatatgtctagatctattatacTCAAAATCAAGAATTGTGAGAAATAAAGTAGGGCAACATGGTTTTTATGTACTGGTCATGCATTGTGTCAGTTGTTGAAGATGCTGATTGCACCGTGTTGATGacacgatcgatcctgctgacgaCGCGCAgaatttgttgacgatgacaacgGACGACGTCCAAACAACTAGGAATACAAGCCTTTGTGAAAAACTTGAGCAGTCACATATAGCTCttctcaaaaatattatccGTCCTCTCTCGGTgtaagatctcaagagcgagggtttcggaGACCTACTCTCCTGGTTGTCGATGTACACTGACGTCGGGATGAAGTAGGCTACAACAGCAGCacaatagaaagagaaagaggtaaaaaatttaattcttatatagactcatatAGAAAAAACGTTCTTAATTTTAAGGTTACTCTCCCTTAGCTGTTTATATTATTTGTATATATAATAAGATGTggttcttttatatatatatatatatatatatatatatatatatatatatatatatatatatatatggtgtgAAAACCTTCACTCCTATTTTTATTAGCAATATGATATTAATAGATAATGTAATTCAACGTAGACTAGCTCTgcataatataaatatttaaattttattagaaattattacatatatatatatatggtgtgAAAACCTTCACTCCTATTTTTATTAGCAATATGATATTAATAGATAATGTAATTCAACGTAGACTAGCTCTgcataatataaatatttaaattttattagaaattattacatacCCCGATTCAATAATTATAACAGATTAAGGGAGGGGCGAGATGGTTGGAGTAGCATGTAGTCAGTCGTACTCTTCTAAGTATTACTCGAGCAAGGGAGAGGAGCAGTGCAGGTGAAGTGATGTCCTCTTCTGGGCCCGGGCTCGGCTCGGCATTTACGGCGTTGCCGGTAGCCGCGGCATCAACCCTCCGCTTACCAATTCCTGCTTCACCCACTCACTTTACCTACCCATCCTGTCTCCGTCTCTCTCAGATCTTGGCAGTTGGCACCCGCCAGCAgcgttttataatttttttcgttcACAGCTAAAAAGCCAAAATTTACGAAATTTAAACCATTGTTTTGTCCTCTACTTTACGAGTCTCAtatatattaatgatttttaaaaaatagatatttagaggctgtttggatcctCAAGCAAGACTTGCCTCTCCAAGCTGAGTAAGGAATTGGAACTAGCTGAGTGTTTGGATCTCTAGCGAGCTTTCCTCAGTTGGTAAGTTTTTTTCTTGCTACCTCAAACTAGTAAATTTGGCTCTCCTTCCCTGGCAAGGCAAGGTTTGCTCGTGATAGCAAGTCAAGGCCAGTCTCGCTGCAAAACCACACTGACCCTtagttcttcaaaatttctaaaattcactAGATTTTATCAGCCTACTGAAACAAGTACTCAACACCGGCGGCGATGAGACATCAACTTGCAACTGGTATTTAGTATTTGTTCCTCCTGTTAGGAAATCAACATGGCACCCTCCTGCAGCAGAGTCAAAGGTGAGCATGTGTGGGAGTGGTTGCTCTCAAGTGGAATCTTGTGTCTCATCTCTTTTGTACGTCCTACTACAGTACTACTCTTTCGCTCATAAGTATTTATTGTTTTGCTCTAGTTCTAGTAAAATTTTAACGGTAGATAGTTTTTTacaatatttagtttgaaaatataaaaatcgcatgtacagattttttttaaaatattttcataatattatacttttattagatattataactatattttaataaataataataattaaaattacatgtcaaagactaaaaaattaaaaattgtaaGTATTTATGATAGGAGAAAATATGTGATTAGGAAGGAATACGAGATAAGATTGGGGAGTTAGAACAAGACAGCAAGGGCATAATCGTTAGACCATTTTCAGCAGAATCGGCATTTTTAAGATCCGGTtactacagtactttgcggcgTACTGTAGCAACACCAGCAGAGTCGGTTCCGGCGCTACAGTACGCTACAGTACTGCAGAGAGAGGAAACGGAGCAGCAAATCTGCTAAAAGAGACTGCCGGTGGGACCGAAGGGAGAAAACAATGTTTGTACTGTAGCAGCGGTAtagcagtactgttcacagaggctgacagcagatctgaagagagaaaaagaagagtaaaaagtagaaaatagggtagctgttggagatgaaaaaataaaagacgCTGTAATAataataagggatgctgtaatagtattttaaaagataaaaatttaagataactgATGGAGATGATCTTATGGCTTGGCACTGGCATGCGAAAATGGCTTGGCGCTGGCATGCGATTTGGCGCGGCCGCAGAGCTAGTCGTAGCAGTACGGAGCAACGATTATTTTGGTGGACGCCAATCATTTTCCCGTCCGGCACGGCAGGATACCCCAAATGATAAAAGCGAGCGACTGGGTGCGAACCCCGAGGCGAGTCAAAACTGCGTAGCACCAACGCGACCCTGCAGTCCTGCTGGTGGTGGCCCCGCTCGCCGTTCGATGCCGAAGGACAGAAAGGAGGAAAGACGCATCTGCCCTTCCCACGCCGGACATGAGCTTCTACTGTGCTACACGTTACAGTAATATATATAATTACTAATATGTGAGTCGATTTTACATGTTAATGATGGTGTAAGCCGATCCTTATATGGGGGTGACGGTTCTGACCATGCGATCGATCCCATTTCCTTTTGCTTCCACATCCACAGCACATGGATCGATCCTTCTGGGGCGTGCAGGTTAATTAGTTCCATCTTGACACGGTGCTTGGAAATTTGATCCGGTGAGTAGTTCTTCCAGAATTTGTACCGTGATTGCGTCAAGAGCCGTCAAAAGTGTGCATGGAATCGCCTGAGACAATTACACGGGGAAACTTCCTCAACTCTGTGATCCTGGAGAATTATACAAATGAGATCAAACGAAGCAAACATCATCCTCGCACAGGAATAAAAACAAAACGAATACTGGCGTAGCAACTGGATCGCAGCTCGACATTGTCGTGGTAGTAGCTCGTAGTTTTACATTAACACTGATCCATGCAGGGTTAGCATTACCTGTAAGCACACAAAAGTAAATGCGTGTCGACACAAGACgatagcggcggcggcggcggcaatgaTGAGAACCTCCGTGTTACTAGTACACTAGcttttcactaaaaaaaatGACCTGGTTATTCGGCTCCCTCGGTCAGGTTAGGTCAGGTCAGTCCTTCTGCTTTTTCAACAGATCAGCAGTCGACAACTCCTGACTGGAGAGAACCAAATTGAAGCTTGCAGGATTATCTCTTGTCTCGAGTACTAACACGAAGTAACTGAGCAATCTACACCTTTTTTTCAGCAGAGGCTGGCTGTGAGTATCACCATATGTTTCGGACAAAACGGTTTCAGTAGATGATCCAACGTTATGGGAAAACCAAACCCAAGATCACAACTTACTACATCCGGTTTCGTTTTAAAGCTtatagatataaaaaaaattagtatcattagattcatcataaaatttactttattaatattatatacttttacatattaataattttttaaaaataaagttAAAATTATTATAGTAAAAAATCAATGATAAGTAAACAAAAATGGTAGTAGTATGCATTGCGCTTCTGACAACACCAGCAAGCAGCAAGGTTTCAGATTCCTTCTGCATTCTTGATAAAAATCTCcagtttttaattttcagatCAGATGCAGAAAGAACTCACAACGGATCGAATAACAAACACTCCAACAGATCAGATGCAGAAAGATCCAACTGCAAGTGCATCCGCGAAGATAAAGAGAGGAGAGCACGAGATGAACAGAACAGAGTTGGGTTTCTTTCTTTATTCCCCCAAAGACCACAGTGCTTCACGAGATAACAAACGCGAGCCTCTATCGCGATTCGCAACGAAGACCCAAGACGCATCCCACGAGCAGCGATTCCCAGACACCAAAGCGGAGTTGCATCATCATGGACACCAACACATCGGATTCGCAGATCCATCCCTAAACCCTAGTAGTACTTAAAAACCACGGACGCACACGCACCAACATGAGAGAGACTCGACGCGACGCGACGCGACTCGACCGCCCCAGATCACCATCTTCTTATTCCAGAGCGAACGGAAGGGACGCGGATTCGATGGAGGAGAGGCCGGCCGGACGGACAGATCTAGGAGAGCTGGCCGCAGTCGGCGATCTTTACCACCTTGGAGGTGGCTCCGCCGCGGGACCCCACCTTCTCGATGGCCTTGACGACGTCCATCCCCTCCACGACCTTGCCGAAGACCACGTGCTTGCCGTCCAGCCAGGGCGTTGGCacggtgcagatgaagaactggGACCCGTTGGTGCCGGGCCCGGCGTTGGCCATGGACAGCACGCCGGGCACCGTGTGCTTGTGGATGAAGTTCTCGTCGGCGAACTTCTCGCCGTAGATGGACTCGCCGCCGGTGCCGTTGCCGCGGGTGAAGTCGCCGCCCTGGCACATGAAGTCGGGGATCACGCGGTGGAAGGTGGAGCCCTTGTAGTGGAGCGGCTTCCCGCTCTTCCCCGTGCCCTTCTCGCCGGTGCACAGCGCGCGGAAGTTCTCCGCCGTGCGGGGCACCTTGTCTTGGTACAGCTCCATCACGATCCGGCCCGCCGGGGCGCCGCCCACGCTCATGTCGAAGAACACACGGGGGTTCGCCATCTTGCCTAGGGTTTGGTTGGtggaagattttttttcccctttctctGGCTTCTTCTCTCGGCTTGCGATCTGGGAAGGGGAGACCTGGTGCGATTAAATAGCCGGCTCGGAGGGGAGATATCCATGGCGGACGGGGCTGGCACCGTTGGATGCGGACGCGTGGCGTGATCTGACGGTGGGATAGTAACTACTTGGGTAAGGCGGTGGGGTTAGCGCAACCATGGTTAAGTCCCGGGGTAATGCGAGGGGCACGTGACGCGCCCGAACCATGCGTGTGACTGACAAGCGGGATCAGATCACGAGGGACTCTCTCGGTTGGGACCGCGAGGAATGACGCGGGCGTGGGGCCCGCCCGTGTATGTGGGTCAGCTTTGTCAGCCGGGGAGGTAGCGGTCCGAGAGGCCCTTGGATTCTTCTTGCAGTGACTCGGGTTCGGTTAAGGACCGGGACTCGGGTTGGGGCGGATATCTGTGTAGGTCGGTGGACGTGGTCCAGGAAAACCTGGCCACGCGGCACTGCGTGGTTGGCGTAACTGCGTGGTTGGCGTATGCGGCGCACGGATGGGGTCTACGGACGTGGCTACGTGGTAGGGACAGCACAGTAGAGACGGGAGGAGTGGGCGATATTCTCGGCGGGGAGGGCACGTGGGAAATAAATTTCTATTATCTCTTTcataatgatatatatttattttttctttttagttgaATTATTGATCACAGGATAAATGATATAGATCTTTCTATACATATGTCTatttcttctctcctcttcaATTTAACTATTAAATTATAAgataaatgatatatatatatatatatatatatatatatatattttgagagagagagagagagagagagagagagagagagagagagagagagagagaggagatcaTTGGCTTCAACACACAAAAAACCGCGACCACTTGAACTTGTATTTTCATCGAACCGATACGCCCTCCGTAGTGTAAGTTGCGTTGCAAGTTGTAAGATTCCTTTCAACTTTCTCCCCAACGCGTTGCGTTTAGAATCCAAGACATTGCAACTGGTGTGGTGTCTGAGATCGCCAATTCCATTCTCATCTCTGGAGTCGGCATTTCCGATCGTCAGGTCCATATCTCTGGAGTTCTTTTTCTGATGTTCATATCGCCAGAATAAAGCAAGGTACATAGATGTTCTTTCAAATGGAATCACCCGTGATGCTAAAGATGCGGTACACCCGTTCCGTTCTTGCCTTTTGaattcataaatacatatcatttggTAAAAAAGTTCGCTCAAACTTTAAAATCTTTGACtaataatagtttttaaaataattagttttaaaaccttaaaattgtatgagtagatttattttgaaaaaagtttttataaaattataatttcaataaaatttaaaaatatattctaacaaAAAATATTGATTAAAGTTGTGTATTGGAGGTCAtatcttatttaaaataatatgtatttacgACTAAATGGATTATAATCTGTAGTTGTGTATGTAACCTTTGACATCAAACCTCCCGTGATTTCAATTGTCATCTTTCTGGACTAGCAACCACACACGTACTATATACACgtgaaatcaataatattgtgatagagaaaaaattatgagacaaataataattaaaaaataaaaagctaaGAATGCATAGCTAAACTTTCTCAACTTAAAATAGTGAAAACATACATATCTTTGCACAGAAAAACAAATGACACAAAAATGAAAGTAAAGAAAAGAGCAGGAACCTCTGACACGTAGCATGGCGAGGTTTGGAGTTGGATGCGACCAAGCTAAGTATGAGAGGTGATTGGTTGTTGCCTAGGAGAGAGGATCAATGAATTTAATTGTGTTATGTAATTACTATGGCCCAAGTATGAATTTGAGTCGTGTGACTAAGATTCATGAACAGTAGATATCAAAAGCTTTTGCACAACTATTGCATTCTATATCTAAACATACTTAAAAAGTTCATGATTTTCCTTCCGTCGTGCGTCCCATCCGCGTTCTAACTCCCAATTCTCCATTCCCCTACATCTCCTCCGCATCTCTCCTATCCATCTGGTAGTCCTCACTCGCCCCTCCCCTCTACCGCCTCCCGATCCCTTTCGTCACCACTTGTCGCACCCATCGTCGATGCAGACCTCAGCAGTGGCCTCCACGCCACCCACCCCGGCCTCCATGCCTTACTCACGCCTCACATCCATGCCATCATCCGGCCTCTCGTCCAAGCCGCCGGACCCCACGCGAAATCCACCTCATTTGTGTAGCTCCCCTGCCTCATATCTTCCtctcgcccccccccctccacgACCAGATCGTGACACCGTGCGATCCGAGTGCTGACGTCGATGACCCCCTTGCCGTCGCCGGTCATGGCGTACGACGACCGTGTCACCACCTTTAAGGACTTCGAGAAGGAGAACGAGTACGGCTATGCCCGCAAGGTCCACACCTtatcccctcctcctcctccctccctcccctttATCCCCTCCTGCTGCTCGTATTGCTCCCACTTAGATCTGGCTCCTTGCTCCCACTTTGATCTGGCTACTCGCTCCTGCTTAGATTCGGCTGCTCGCTCCTGCTTAGATTTTAGCTTAGTCATTGTTTGGTCTGTGGTGTGTGGTTACTAACACTTATGGTTGTTGTGATTAGGAGTCGTCTCATGGGTTTTGGTCACTTCCACGCTTATGAATTATCTGAGTATTTGGTTTGTTTCGCTATATACTTAGCTGAATTATTGGGAGATGTGCAAAACTTTGCTGTTTTGATAGAAATTACACGTGTTTTCGAGCGAGGGAGGAAGCTGAGTGTTGACAACCTTCTTAAGTGAGGTGTGAGATCATACCATTGCATTTTGGCATAGGTGTACTACACAATTTGTGCGATCAATTTCCAAGATTACTTGGGGTAATTGATACGCAATGAGTTGATGTTTTTATCACATTGTTTGTACAAGCGATTTTTGTCACATGTAAAAATTTAGTACAAAGACAAACATCTGTATTATGTGAAATGGAGAGCATAGCATCGCTGTAACATCCCAGTTTTAGCCAAATTTTGAATATAGAAAATCTTTGCAAAAGGAATTAATTTCAAAGCCAATCCAAACAAAAtgttcaaatctatttttctccctctctctctctcctaggCCAATCCCCTTCCGAGCTGGCCCATCCTTTTTCCCctcctcttttcctttttaccgATCGGCCCATCTTCTTTCACCAACCTAGCTCACCCTCTGGCTGTCTTTTCCTCTCTTTAGGCCCACTCGCCTAGCCGGTCCGACcgcctctttcttcttcctctcgcaCGCGTGCACACGCACACGCCCGAGCTTGTTGTTGTTCTCTCCTGAGCTGTCGGTCACTGCAACACCGGCACCCTCCCAACCGCCAACCGCCAACCACTCCAATGTCGCCTCGTACCGCCACCGAGGTCACCGGTTCACACCGCCGGTCGCCGCCCCTCTTCCACTTTCGCGCACACGGTGACCACAATCGAGAGACCCGCCAGCACGAGCCACGTGCAAGAAGAAAGCCGTCACCGCCTCGGCTGTCGAGTCAGACTTCCTTGCCACACGTTGCGCGAAGTCTATTGTGCTATACCGCCGCTCTTTAACTCTCTTTGACAAAGCCTCACACCGTACCGCACGCGCATCGTTGTCGTGGACGCCACCGTCGGCCACTGTCGCTCCTCCGCCCCTCTATAAAAGCTAGCTATCCACTCGCTCTACTCCCCACCGTCGCTCACAGAGCCAACTGAGGCAAGCACCACTCCCCATCGTTTCtatccccccctctctctctctctctctctctctctctctctctcatagcCACGCACCAAGCCCTCCCCATCGATCTCCCTCACCGGCCTAATTCCGCCACCATTGCGCCGCCCAGACCACCACTTCACCCCCTCTATCTTCCTTTGCACCCACGTCCCCCTCCATGGCCTCCATCTTGAATCTCCACAAGCTCACTGACCTGCTCCCATGGCGGCTCATCGCTAGCCAGTTCTACCCCCTCTCGCTCGGGTCTCCGCAAAAATGGACTCCCATCTCCCTTACTGTGCCTTCTCCGTCAAAGATGGTGGCCGAAAAGCCTTCTTTAGCGAGCTTTCAACGAGCCCACCACCACAAGCCAGCGATTGAGTGGCAGTGCCACTTGGTACCCTTTCAACCGGGTGTCAATGCCCCTGGGTCGGACGAGGTCGTCACGATCCAGCAATCTACTGAGCCCAGCCTAGCCCACCAGCCCAAATAACGGAGTCCAGTGAACAATGATACATAGTACCATTTCTCTATTTCCTGAAAATCCGATTTTTTTCTAAGGAATATCTCAGGGAATAttcctcccttttctttttctcaaattAAATTCCCGACAAAATTCCGAAGCCCATAACTCCCATGTTTCAattccgatttcgacgattctttcatcaatattcatctaaatttgtatGCTCTCACTTAGATCTGGCTGCTCGTGCCTGCTTAGATTTGGCTTCTCGTTGGTATCAGTGATTTGCCGACCACCCTTAATCCACGgtgaggtgagttcaagtttcaaaccgcttctctatcaagtatcgaATTCTCGCATGAGAAATGGCTCACactgagcaacttgatcttaagccggaatagaacaagaactactcaataccttgaTTCTACTAGTGTAGCACTTTACCGCTCCGGCAATGCGTGCTCAAGCCTCTTACAATCACCgttgtggctccttcacaatcttctttaaAAGGCCTCAATAGCGCAACAATCTCCAAGCTGTCTAGGAGGCGGAAACCTCCAAAAGTAAGAAGTCGACGATACTTGCTTGAAGGATTACTAGTGCCttaatgctcaaactcttcaaagtcaTGCACTAGAAGCTCTCACACTCTAAAAAATGCAATCACTAAGTCAATAGAgtgagaggaggaaggcaagagctcaaaAGAGTTTTAATAAAATGCTAGCTTACCTCCTTGAACCAGCTAAGCTCTTATTTATAGCCTATACTCCAAAACGTGGTAGTTGCTGCTGAAAAGACTGCTCTGCGACTGGCGATCTAACCTTAGGTCACCTGGCGGTCGGACCGAAGCCTTTACCTCTGCGAAATGGTGGAGCACAGCTTGCATGGGGATGGAGTTTGGGTGAAATTGGTATCGGGTCGCGTATTTGACATAGTATTACCAATATTTGACAA
This genomic interval carries:
- the LOC133922803 gene encoding peptidyl-prolyl cis-trans isomerase-like; this encodes MANPRVFFDMSVGGAPAGRIVMELYQDKVPRTAENFRALCTGEKGTGKSGKPLHYKGSTFHRVIPDFMCQGGDFTRGNGTGGESIYGEKFADENFIHKHTVPGVLSMANAGPGTNGSQFFICTVPTPWLDGKHVVFGKVVEGMDVVKAIEKVGSRGGATSKVVKIADCGQLS